The sequence ACAGGGATGATCAGCCTTATCGCGAGTATTTAAGGATCGGGAAAGGGTTGGCTTTATCTGATGGGATTCTTGTTAACACTTGTGAAGATTTGGAGGCCAAAACCCTCCAAGCTTTCATGGAAAACGAAGCTATGAAATCAGTACTCAAGTCGCCGGTGTATCCCATCGGCCCTTTAACGCAGCGGGTGGAGCCGAGGGGCTTGAAGAGTCATGAGTACTTGATGGATTGGCTAGACAAACAACCCAATCAAAGTGTTCTTTTCGTGTCATTCGGAGGTGGTGGGGTGCTGTCGGCCGAGCAAACCACCGAGCTAGCTTGGGGGTTGGAGCTGAGCCGACAGAGGTTCGTGTGGGTGATCCGGCCTCCAAAGAAAGGCCATGTGAATGATGAGCTCTTCCCGGATAACATGAAGGGGACTCATGAAGATGACTATTTGCCTAGAGGGTTTTTGAACCGGACCAAAACCACCGGAATACTATTGCCTAAATGGGGGCAACAAGTCGAAATCCTTGCGCATCCGTCGGTAGGAGGATTCATGTCGCATTGTGGATGGAACTCGATATTAGAGAGTATAATGAGTGGCGTACCGATGATAGCTTGGCCTCTCTATGCCGAGCAAAGGATGAACGCCACCTTTTTGGTGGAGGAGCTCGGGCTGGCGGTGCGGCCGGAGGTGTTGCCGACCAAGAACGTGGTGGGGAGGGaggagatagagaagatggtgAGGATTTTGATGGAGCACAAAGATGGGGAAGCAATGAGGGATAGGGCTCAACAATTGAAAACTAGTGCTACAAATGGCCTAAGCCAAGGTGGCTCGTCT comes from Henckelia pumila isolate YLH828 chromosome 4, ASM3356847v2, whole genome shotgun sequence and encodes:
- the LOC140860804 gene encoding anthocyanidin 3-O-glucosyltransferase 5-like; the protein is MDLHVILVSSPEIGHIVPILALAHRLADQHGVRSTVLLVTTGASPESNHVNRHREKGYALVEIIPLPPVDISKLVGPDTKVVTQLCLMMREAVPLVRSAIAAMDRLPDALFVVYFGTESLKVAAEFDMPKYVLFTSTAWFLALSVYCPVLDDEIKGRYIDEPGHLKIPGCKPVRTEDLVDMMLDRDDQPYREYLRIGKGLALSDGILVNTCEDLEAKTLQAFMENEAMKSVLKSPVYPIGPLTQRVEPRGLKSHEYLMDWLDKQPNQSVLFVSFGGGGVLSAEQTTELAWGLELSRQRFVWVIRPPKKGHVNDELFPDNMKGTHEDDYLPRGFLNRTKTTGILLPKWGQQVEILAHPSVGGFMSHCGWNSILESIMSGVPMIAWPLYAEQRMNATFLVEELGLAVRPEVLPTKNVVGREEIEKMVRILMEHKDGEAMRDRAQQLKTSATNGLSQGGSSHQWMCKIVSDIESKRKLNGEHAMKY